CTCCTGCGGCCGCTCTTGATGCTTTTTGAAGTATCAGGGCACCGATTACGTTAACGAACAAAGTTATTGCCAGTAAGACAAGCGCAGCGTACATCAATACGCTGACCTCCCTGTGGCCTGCCTCAGGAAAGTTATTGGCCAGAAGCGATGCCAACGTGTTGGCAGGGGAAAATAAAGAAAGGCTTAAGCTGTTTGAATTGCCAACCAGCATGGCCAGCGCCATAGTTTCACCCAAAGCGCGGCCAAAGGCAAGTATTACCGCTCCGGCAATACCCCTTGTAGCCACAGGAATGATAACTGCAAGGATAGTTTCCCATCTGGTAGCCCCTATGCCGTAAGCAGCCATACGCAGCTTAGGCGGCACCGCTTCAAGTGCATCACGGCTTATGGCCGTAATCGTAGGCAAAATCATAATAGACAGGACAATGACGGCAGGCAGCACTCCCGGTCCGCTTAAGGGTGTTCCAAAAAAAACCACCCATCCAAGTTTAGAATTGAACCAATTACAGACTGGCCGTATTGCAGGAATGAGCACAAAGATACCCCACAAACCGTACACAACACTGGGAATTGCGGCAAGAAGCTCAATCAGATTCCTCAGAAGTCCATCTAATTGTTCGGGTAATTTACTAAATACAGGGCAAGTTTCTATTTTAAATATCTTAAGCACAACGAAAATAGCTTGCCCAAGGAAACCTTCACTGAGAAATATTGCAGCAGCTACTCCAAAGAAACTGCCGGCAATCAAAGCTAAAAAAGAGGTATATAACGTGCCCCATATTTCAGGAAGTATCCCGTAGTTCTCCGTCAGGGGATCCCACGTGGTTTCAGTCAGGAACTTGATCCCATATTGGCTCATTGCAGGCAAAGCTTTAGCTGTTATCCTCAGAAGTATAAACACTACAAGCAATGCCGACAGCCAGGCAGAAATGTTAGACACACGCTTCAATATAATATTGGCAGTACGCTGTAACAGAGTAGGCGGCTGTGCAATCACAAGCCAATTCCCACCCTGTAAGGGTGGGAGGTCTTTATTGTCCATATCTGTCATGAATGCTTAATCCTGAACCTTTATTTTATGTTATCTATAGAAGCTGTAACCTTCTGCACAACTACTTCAGGCAGAGGAATATAACCCAGAGCCTCGGCTGACTTCTGTCCCTCGCTCAGGCAGTACTTGATAAGGTCATGAAGGATCTCAGCTTTTTTCTTATCCGGATACTGCTTATAGCATATAAGCCACGTGAAAGTAACTATTGGATAGTCTTCTTTTCCGGAGGGATCGGAGTCCCACACTATTAAGTCCTCAGGCAGCTTTATTGTGGACAAAGTAGCCTGGCCGGAGGCGGTTGAAGCAACAACAAAATTACCGGACTTATTCTCAAGAATGGCCATAGGCATATTCTGGGTTTTTGCGTAACCATACTCTACGTATCCTATAGAGCCGGGTGTGGTCTTAATGCTGGCGGTTACGCCTTCATTTCCTTTTGAGCGGATTCCGACAGGCCAGTTTACCGTTGTGTTGAAACCAACGCTTTTTTCAAACTCTTTGCTTATCGCACTTAAATGTTTAGCAAATACAAAGGTTGTACCGCTGCCGTCAGAGCGCTCTACAACGTTTATAGGAGCATCGGGAAGTTTCACACCGGGATTAGCCGCTGCAATTTTTGGATCATTCCACTTTTTTATCTTGCCAAGGAAAATCTCTGCATACACTTCACGTGGCAACCTCAGTTCTTTTACTCCTTCAAGATTGTAAGACAACACTATACTGCCTGCGGTAAGGGGCAGCAACTGTACGCCAACGTTGACCTTTGACATCTGCTCTTTTGTCATAGCGGCGTCACTGGCGCCAAAATCCACCGTCTTGTCAATAACACTCTTTATTCCGCTTCCGCTGCCCACTGACTGGTAATCAATCTGTACGTCTTTATGTGCGGCTGTATAGGTTTTGAACCATTTGGTATAAAGAGGAGCAGGAAAGGTTGCGCCAGCGCCTTGCAGCTTTACAAGGTCTGCTGCCCCTAACTCACCGTTTAAACCGTATATCGCAAAGGATATTACAGCTATCGCAACAACAAACACTACTAACATACTACTTTTCTTCATCATTCACTCCTTTTGAGCACTCATAATTTTTTGTGTAAAGCTAAGGCTTATGCTAATTAGTTTATAGCTTTTATTGTTACACTTTGATTACGTTTACGTTACGTTTTGATTACGTTTACTTTTACAGAAATGATTTGTTACAATAGCCGAATTGTAAAACATACGATTTTTAAATTAAACAGATTAGTAATTTTTTTGCACAATATTGGGAGATAAAGCTGATGAACAGGCAGGGTGTTATGGTATCTAACAGTACGATGAACGTAATTGTGAGGCGGGTGTTTCCTTTTCTTGCCTGGTTTAAAGACTATTCTTCGGCAACGCTGAGGGCAGATTTGATAGCCGGTATAACAGTGGCGCTGGTTTTGATCCCACAGTCTATGGCGTATGCCCAGTTGGCAGGCCTTCCGCCGTACTACGGACTGTATGCCTCGTTTTTACCGCCTCTGATAGCAGCCCTGTTTGGCTCAAGCCGCCAATTGGCAACAGGCCCGGTTGCAGTTGTCTCTCTTATGAGCGCTGCCGCACTTGAGCCGCTTGCAACAAAAGGGGGCGAAAATTTTATTGCATACTCTGTCCTGCTTGCCCTTGCTGTTGGTATTTTTCAGCTTAGTCTGTCTATTTTCAGATTAGGCTTGATTGTCAATTTCCTGTCCCACCCGGTTGTTATAGGATTTACAAACGCTGCTGCTATTATCATTGCCACATCTCAGTTGGGAAACCTCCTTGGCGTTTCCGTTGATAACGCTGAACACCACTATGAGACCATTATTAATGTTGTCAAAGCTGCCATTGACTACACTCACTGGCTGTCGTTGGGGTTTGCTGTGTTATCCATAGGGATAATGGCTGGCCTCAAAAAAATCAACCCGCGCCTTCCTGGTGTTTTGATTGCAGTCATTGTAACCACACTTCTTTCATGGGTTGTTGGGCTTGAGAATAACCAAAAAGTTAAAATCATCGCTTTTAAAGATGCCCGTGTTGTAGAGAAAATAAAAGCATATAACACCGCACTAAACGACGTCGAGGAACTTTCTAAGAAAAGGACTGAATTGTCTGAAGAGTTAAGCAAGGTTAGGCACGAAAGGGGGGAGCAATCAGTTGCAGCGCTTGAGGTATTTCAAAGCGGAGAGAGGTTGAATCTGAATATAGAAGAGGCGAAAAAAAGAAGCCAACTCATAAGGGGACAGATTAGACAATTCAAGCTGGTTAAAATATCAGAAAGCGGTAACATATTTTTTACTTTTGCTGACAGTAACACTAAGGGTGCTCTGTGGCATATAAGCGTTAAGAATAAACCGATAAAGGAGGACTCTGTTACCATAAAAGGCGGTGGAGCCGTGTTGGGGGAAATACCCAAAGGTCTGCCTGCGTTTTCTTTCCCGAAATTCAATATGAACATATTTTTTACTATATTTCCAACTGCCATGATTATATCAATATTGGGTTTTATGGAGGCCATATCAATAGCCAAAGCTATGGCTACCAAAACAGGGCACAGGCTGGACCCTAATCAGGAACTTTTGGGGCAGGGCATTGCCAATATACTGGGCTCATTTAGTCAAAGTTATGCCGTTTCAGGGTCGTTTTCCCGTTCTGCGGTTAACCTGCAAGCTGGTGCATTTTCGGGTCTTTCCAGTGTTTTTACCAGTATCCTTGTTGTTGTGACATTAATGTTTTTCACCCCACTGCTGTACCACTTGCCACAGTCTGTGCTGGCTTCAATTATTATGATGGCGGTTTTCGGTCTTATCAATATCAAGGGAATTATGCACGTCTGGCATGCTCAGAAATATGATGGCATATCTGCCATTTTAACATTCATCTTTACACTTGCCTTTGCCCCTCATCTGGATAAGGGGATAATGATAGGCGTTGCTTTCTCCCTGGGCCACTATCTGTACAGAAACATGAAACCGCAGGTATCAATACTTTCCAGACACGATGATGGCACACTCCGAAACAGCGACCTGTATGGGCTAAACCGCTGTCAGCATATCTCTGCTATTACGTTTGAAGGGTCACTGTTTTTTGCCAACGCTGCATACCTTGAGGAGCAGGTACTTTTGCAGGTAACGGAAAAACCAGACCTTAAGCAACTAATATTGTGTTGTGAGGGTATAAATGAAATAGACGCTACCGGTGAGGAGACTATCGGCACTCTGATTACAAGATTAAATGACAGAAATATCGAGGTGTCCTTTGTAGGGCTAAAGGATCAGGTGCTTGAGGTAATTAAGCGTACCGGTTTGTATAATAAAATAGGGAGCCGCAGAATTTTCACGACAGAATCCAAAGCGATACAGGCTGTGCATCATATAGCACATGAAAATAGTTCTGAAAAACAGTGTCCGTTAGTTAATGTTTGTTATTTAAATACCCATTGATTTAGTATAATGAACGATAACAAATTTAAAACAGCGAGGTTATAATGCCAATTATTATGATAAGCAGTCCCCCCTTTAGCGGTGGGAACATAGTTGCAGAGACTTTATCAAAGCAAATGGGTTACGAGTTGATTGATGATGAGCTGATGGAGACATCGGCAAAGAAGTACAAAGTTCATGTCGAAAAATTTAAAACAGCACTCAAGCGGGCTCCGTCTCTATTTGGCATGTCTCAGGAGGAAATACTCAAATATACGGCTTATTTTCAAGCCACTTTGTTAAGTACTCTGACAAGGGACAAAATTATTTACCACGGCTCTGTTGCCCACATGATGGTCTCAGGCGTGTCACATGTCCTTAAGGCCTATATAGTGGCAAACATAAACGACAGGGCATCAAGAATGGCTGCTACAGAGGGTATTGATGAAAAAAAGGCTCTTAAAGAAATTCAAAAGCTGGATAAAGAGCATAAAAAGTGGATAAAGACACTGTTTAACACAGATGATTCAAACCCGGTACTGTATGATATGGTATTAAATATTGGGCAGATTACGGTAGAGGACGCAGCAAAGATAATTCAGGATGCCTCTGAAAACAGACGCTTCCAGCCCATGACGTACTCCGAACAGTGTATGAGAAATCTTGCATTATCCAGCAGAGTGCGGGCTGAATTAATCACCATAGACAGTAATATAGTGGTGCGGGCCGACTACGGTGATCTTACAATACAAACTAAAGCTATGGAAAAGGACAAGGAAAAAAAGATAACATCCATCAGGGAGGCCCTAAAGGATTTTGATGGCGTCAAAAAAGTTGAGATAAACGTCGTTGAGGACTTTTTTGGGCAGGTCTCCACTATGCTGCGTTAAGTTATTGCAATAGCCAGGGAGCGGCTGGCTGGTCGCTCCTGAAGATAAGTACTACGGTAAATTTTAAAACTCTTTTTCTAAATCGTTGGTATCAGCTTTTGGAAAATATCTCAATGTGTCATAGTACTCAGAGCCAAACCTTATAGCTTCAACCTTATTAAGTACAACTCCGGAGTGCAGTATTCCTGAGGCCTTAAAGTTTGAAAAGATTCCTTTAATAACGTCAATATGTATTCGTTCGTTTTCAATTACAACTACAAGGTTTTTACCCGTATGGCTGCCCATAAGTAAAGCCTCATCAGAGGATAACAAAGACGGGGTATCTATTATAATAAAGTCGAAATCTTTTTCCAGATTGTCTATGAGGGAGATACACCTGTCAGATGTCAAATGCCTCATGCCTCCGGCATCATTTTTTCCCGCAGGTATTAGAAAAAGCCCTGAAACAGAGGTTGGCTTGATGCTTGTAATCTGAGTCTCCTCTCCGGATAAAAACTCAGCAAAACCCGGTGAGTTGTGTAGTCCAAAGATAGTGCTGAGAGTGTTTTCCTTATTGTCAGTGTTTATCATAAGTACCTTTTTACCCTCAGAGGCCAAAGATAAAGCAAGATTTGATGACAGAAAACTCTTTCCCTCGCCATCATGAGCGCTTGTTACCAGTATGGTTTTTATAGGCTTTTCACGGTGAATCATGGCAAGACTGTTTGATATGGTTTTAAATGATCTGGCCTGTGTTTTAGCTTTCAGTCCAAAGCGGTCGTCTGCCAGTTTTTTAATGACGCCAAGAAGTGCAACATTTTTTAATTCCCTTATATCTCTGATACCCCTAACAGTGTTATCCATGATTTCCATAATAACGATGCTTAAAATACTGAGTATAGTGCCTAAAAATATTGCTATAAGCATATTTAGTAACATTGATGGTGACTTATGGGTTGCTTTGTCATGTACTACGGCTGGCTCCACAATGTTGAAATTTGAGATCTCTATGGATTCCATGAGGCCGACTCTGTACTTATAAGTAAGGAGATTTGAGTAAACGGTGTTAGTGGCCGTGGATTCCTGCGTCAGGTTTGAACTTGTATATTGTTTTTCCGGAATGGAGGCGAGTTTTTGTTCATATTTTTTTATAATTTCCGGATATGCCTTGTTCTGGGCGTATAGTCCGTCAAGCTCCAGGTAGTATGTGATGAGGCTCTTTCTTGCAGTCATATATATGTCGTCCATGTTGTAGGATTTAGAGTCAAAGAGATTTTCATATTCTTTTTGCAGAAGTCCTTTTGCCATGTTAATCTGGTTTTGATAATCAATAACAGTTGGATGCTTTTCTGTGTACTTGGTTTTTGACTCAGCAAGTGACTGATAAAGAGTTGCCAGTTTTTGTTTATAGTATGAGAGCATGTCGGAATTTCCCATGTTGCTGCCATCTTT
This sequence is a window from Nitrospirota bacterium. Protein-coding genes within it:
- the pstC gene encoding phosphate ABC transporter permease subunit PstC, giving the protein MDNKDLPPLQGGNWLVIAQPPTLLQRTANIILKRVSNISAWLSALLVVFILLRITAKALPAMSQYGIKFLTETTWDPLTENYGILPEIWGTLYTSFLALIAGSFFGVAAAIFLSEGFLGQAIFVVLKIFKIETCPVFSKLPEQLDGLLRNLIELLAAIPSVVYGLWGIFVLIPAIRPVCNWFNSKLGWVVFFGTPLSGPGVLPAVIVLSIMILPTITAISRDALEAVPPKLRMAAYGIGATRWETILAVIIPVATRGIAGAVILAFGRALGETMALAMLVGNSNSLSLSLFSPANTLASLLANNFPEAGHREVSVLMYAALVLLAITLFVNVIGALILQKASRAAAGGR
- the pstS gene encoding phosphate ABC transporter substrate-binding protein PstS; the encoded protein is MKKSSMLVVFVVAIAVISFAIYGLNGELGAADLVKLQGAGATFPAPLYTKWFKTYTAAHKDVQIDYQSVGSGSGIKSVIDKTVDFGASDAAMTKEQMSKVNVGVQLLPLTAGSIVLSYNLEGVKELRLPREVYAEIFLGKIKKWNDPKIAAANPGVKLPDAPINVVERSDGSGTTFVFAKHLSAISKEFEKSVGFNTTVNWPVGIRSKGNEGVTASIKTTPGSIGYVEYGYAKTQNMPMAILENKSGNFVVASTASGQATLSTIKLPEDLIVWDSDPSGKEDYPIVTFTWLICYKQYPDKKKAEILHDLIKYCLSEGQKSAEALGYIPLPEVVVQKVTASIDNIK
- a CDS encoding SulP family inorganic anion transporter, with the translated sequence MVRRVFPFLAWFKDYSSATLRADLIAGITVALVLIPQSMAYAQLAGLPPYYGLYASFLPPLIAALFGSSRQLATGPVAVVSLMSAAALEPLATKGGENFIAYSVLLALAVGIFQLSLSIFRLGLIVNFLSHPVVIGFTNAAAIIIATSQLGNLLGVSVDNAEHHYETIINVVKAAIDYTHWLSLGFAVLSIGIMAGLKKINPRLPGVLIAVIVTTLLSWVVGLENNQKVKIIAFKDARVVEKIKAYNTALNDVEELSKKRTELSEELSKVRHERGEQSVAALEVFQSGERLNLNIEEAKKRSQLIRGQIRQFKLVKISESGNIFFTFADSNTKGALWHISVKNKPIKEDSVTIKGGGAVLGEIPKGLPAFSFPKFNMNIFFTIFPTAMIISILGFMEAISIAKAMATKTGHRLDPNQELLGQGIANILGSFSQSYAVSGSFSRSAVNLQAGAFSGLSSVFTSILVVVTLMFFTPLLYHLPQSVLASIIMMAVFGLINIKGIMHVWHAQKYDGISAILTFIFTLAFAPHLDKGIMIGVAFSLGHYLYRNMKPQVSILSRHDDGTLRNSDLYGLNRCQHISAITFEGSLFFANAAYLEEQVLLQVTEKPDLKQLILCCEGINEIDATGEETIGTLITRLNDRNIEVSFVGLKDQVLEVIKRTGLYNKIGSRRIFTTESKAIQAVHHIAHENSSEKQCPLVNVCYLNTH
- a CDS encoding cytidylate kinase-like family protein codes for the protein MPIIMISSPPFSGGNIVAETLSKQMGYELIDDELMETSAKKYKVHVEKFKTALKRAPSLFGMSQEEILKYTAYFQATLLSTLTRDKIIYHGSVAHMMVSGVSHVLKAYIVANINDRASRMAATEGIDEKKALKEIQKLDKEHKKWIKTLFNTDDSNPVLYDMVLNIGQITVEDAAKIIQDASENRRFQPMTYSEQCMRNLALSSRVRAELITIDSNIVVRADYGDLTIQTKAMEKDKEKKITSIREALKDFDGVKKVEINVVEDFFGQVSTMLR
- a CDS encoding polysaccharide biosynthesis tyrosine autokinase; its protein translation is MDIRYIIELLYRRRRLILKVFLSIFLPITVGTFFIATSYNSTAKIMLKKPASLNFLNSAMGVTATESASFSTTDRADYLALLTLRPTAEQVVEKLSLRKLRIRQRVVRSMPFLKPVLQALGVDVNAEGKRLTAEQLLNSGIMSKIFPYPNVKMTQIEDTDLFQITAKAQDPETAANIANTMAAALIDQEIRRVYDTYKYAGKFIDDKIDKVRDAALGNLKKIRDFQEKDDALALDTQISNTMTDLNTYKKTFESNIVNIAKDKVLIAKLESQLRNVPSFAKDGSNMGNSDMLSYYKQKLATLYQSLAESKTKYTEKHPTVIDYQNQINMAKGLLQKEYENLFDSKSYNMDDIYMTARKSLITYYLELDGLYAQNKAYPEIIKKYEQKLASIPEKQYTSSNLTQESTATNTVYSNLLTYKYRVGLMESIEISNFNIVEPAVVHDKATHKSPSMLLNMLIAIFLGTILSILSIVIMEIMDNTVRGIRDIRELKNVALLGVIKKLADDRFGLKAKTQARSFKTISNSLAMIHREKPIKTILVTSAHDGEGKSFLSSNLALSLASEGKKVLMINTDNKENTLSTIFGLHNSPGFAEFLSGEETQITSIKPTSVSGLFLIPAGKNDAGGMRHLTSDRCISLIDNLEKDFDFIIIDTPSLLSSDEALLMGSHTGKNLVVVIENERIHIDVIKGIFSNFKASGILHSGVVLNKVEAIRFGSEYYDTLRYFPKADTNDLEKEF